Proteins from one Flavobacterium sp. N2038 genomic window:
- a CDS encoding S46 family peptidase, giving the protein MKKIVLFLTMCLMAVPVRADEGMWFLMFIERLNHRDMEKMGLQLTAEEIYSINHHSLKDAIVQFNGGCTAEIVSKDGLVLTNHHCGYNAIAELSSAEQNYLKDGFWAKERSAEMKPKSLYVRFFVRMDDVSKRILSKVNDKMTETERNKIIQQEIALIEKENNEGGKYTVSVRPFFQGNEYYYFVYQDYTDVRLVGTPPESVGKFGGDTDNWEWPRQTGDFSMFRVYADKAGNPAVYSKDNVPLQPKHYLPVSLKGVKENDFAMILGYPGRTNRWMPAGGIEQNVKFTYPAWVEGAKTGMDQMKKYMDKDATVRLQYASKYASTANYWKNRQGMIDALTKAGTAATKSAQEDKFYEWASKPANKEKYENVIPTINDYYRETNTKATHDNYLMQLLRTSNYATGPANLGNALIAYYNENDAKKAEMLPKINAMIDNIYGEFYAPLEKDVLTAQLNLYAAKAAEYGLAPEIAKMKAANNGDFTADVTKATEISYFTTKDKVLAFMANPKPLAIVHDPLYIISNDLLTKYRAKTDDQAKADDGFAIAYRKLVEGLRESKLNAIQYPDANSTLRLTYGKVRALPADPRNDAKINNYTTMESMVKKYKAGDQEFDLPKRLLELNKAKDFGQYADKAGYMPVNFLTDNDITGGNSGSPVLNGKGELIGIAFDGNIEAMAGDVIFDPKLQRTINVDIRYVLWIIDKYAGAKNIIDEMTIIK; this is encoded by the coding sequence ATGAAAAAAATAGTTTTATTCTTGACTATGTGTCTGATGGCGGTACCAGTGAGAGCCGATGAAGGAATGTGGTTCTTGATGTTTATCGAAAGGTTGAACCATAGAGATATGGAGAAAATGGGCTTGCAACTGACAGCCGAAGAAATTTACAGTATTAATCACCATAGCTTAAAAGATGCAATCGTGCAGTTTAATGGAGGTTGTACTGCTGAAATCGTTTCTAAAGACGGATTAGTTTTAACCAATCATCACTGTGGTTATAATGCTATCGCTGAACTTTCATCTGCAGAACAAAACTATTTGAAAGATGGTTTTTGGGCAAAAGAAAGAAGTGCCGAAATGAAGCCAAAATCTTTATACGTTCGTTTCTTTGTTCGTATGGATGATGTTTCTAAAAGAATTTTATCTAAAGTAAACGATAAAATGACAGAAACTGAAAGAAACAAAATCATTCAGCAGGAAATTGCTTTGATTGAAAAAGAAAACAACGAAGGCGGAAAGTATACCGTTTCTGTTCGTCCTTTCTTTCAAGGAAATGAATATTATTATTTCGTTTACCAGGATTATACAGATGTTCGTTTAGTTGGAACTCCTCCTGAAAGTGTTGGTAAATTTGGTGGAGATACAGACAACTGGGAGTGGCCTCGTCAAACAGGAGATTTCTCTATGTTTAGAGTTTATGCAGATAAAGCGGGAAATCCTGCAGTGTATTCTAAAGATAATGTGCCTTTGCAACCAAAACATTATTTGCCTGTAAGTCTTAAAGGGGTAAAAGAAAATGATTTTGCCATGATTTTAGGTTATCCGGGAAGAACAAACCGTTGGATGCCAGCTGGTGGAATTGAGCAAAACGTAAAATTTACTTATCCTGCATGGGTTGAAGGTGCAAAAACCGGAATGGACCAAATGAAAAAGTATATGGATAAAGATGCAACAGTTCGTTTACAGTACGCATCTAAATATGCTTCTACAGCAAATTACTGGAAAAACCGTCAAGGTATGATCGATGCTTTAACAAAAGCAGGAACAGCAGCTACAAAAAGTGCACAGGAAGATAAGTTTTATGAGTGGGCATCTAAACCTGCTAATAAAGAAAAATACGAAAATGTAATTCCAACAATCAATGATTATTACAGAGAGACTAATACAAAAGCGACTCACGATAATTATTTAATGCAGCTTTTGCGTACATCAAACTATGCAACCGGGCCAGCTAACTTAGGAAATGCATTAATTGCTTACTATAACGAGAATGATGCTAAAAAAGCCGAAATGTTACCAAAGATCAATGCAATGATTGATAACATTTATGGAGAGTTTTATGCGCCATTAGAAAAAGATGTTTTAACTGCACAATTAAATTTATATGCTGCTAAAGCTGCTGAATATGGACTTGCTCCGGAAATTGCAAAAATGAAAGCAGCAAATAATGGTGACTTTACTGCAGATGTAACTAAGGCTACAGAAATTAGTTATTTTACGACTAAGGATAAAGTATTGGCATTTATGGCTAATCCAAAACCATTGGCAATTGTGCATGATCCTTTGTACATTATTTCTAATGATCTTTTGACTAAATACCGTGCTAAAACAGATGATCAGGCAAAAGCTGATGATGGTTTTGCAATAGCTTATCGTAAATTAGTTGAAGGTTTAAGAGAGTCTAAATTAAATGCGATTCAATATCCTGATGCCAACTCAACTTTAAGATTGACTTACGGAAAAGTTCGTGCTTTACCTGCTGATCCTCGTAATGATGCTAAAATTAATAACTATACTACAATGGAAAGTATGGTAAAAAAATACAAAGCAGGAGATCAGGAATTTGATTTACCAAAACGTTTATTAGAATTAAACAAAGCAAAAGATTTTGGTCAATATGCAGATAAAGCAGGTTATATGCCAGTAAACTTCTTGACGGATAATGATATTACAGGAGGAAATTCTGGTTCTCCAGTTTTGAACGGAAAAGGTGAATTAATTGGAATTGCTTTTGACGGAAACATAGAAGCGATGGCAGGAGACGTTATTTTTGACCCTAAATTACAAAGAACTATCAACGTAGATATTCGTTATGTACTTTGGATTATAGATAAATACGCCGGAGCTAAAAATATTATTGACGAAATGACGATTATCAAATAA
- a CDS encoding alpha-2-macroglobulin family protein — protein MKVDQFSRLYEVNRDSLANSIVKNQNTVKTENYNLIDKENYFTYSTEVLLPKLPVGNYLAYFESDSDSKDQKASGFEALTISNISVLASKKDKIENYQALDRKTGKPLKDVTVEFGEKKAKTDLNGIATFSSETNEYDYNYRQKPIKLTQNGDSILVHKNYLPYTQDYKLSEDNRLEGKIEFYLDRAIYRPGQTVFYKGIAIQKNNNKTNVTANATFKITVNDQNGQLVKEFEATTNEYGSFFGEFTIPKTGITGSYVISAQKPQNSSNTDQAYWDKVSINYSNATIYFRVEEYKRPKFEATFDAKKESFRLNQPVKVKGNAKAFAGSNISDATVKYTVTRYTTYLRNYYGREENEILVVGETKTDNSGDFIINFTAVPPKNNSKENLPIFNYEISATVTDINGETHSALTTVKIGYHDLILNAQIPNTIETKNKNEITLSSTNLNGEFLAVKGEIKLYYLNPLSDKFKTRKFDKPEIETISPEDFDRLFPYEISENVTSKNPSETLLFTKNIDTQKDKKVLLDFISNYKSGNYKIVFSAKDTFNNPIETTSNFIIKQSKDKFNPSKLLNAEQLNSDPKKDGFVLVKITSIIPELYVLTNANYQNKTYFENLAHLQNHETTVKVPLKKEFETQILIDFQCVFDNDTFTEAITIPLKSQEQKLEWTIESFRNKIQPGTNENWSFKLNGLNTKNEAEVLASMYDTSLDQFSVKNWDLLKFQDNYHNGTNFKTGLGFDISYASVENLNVRFPQLSYSNVETRLKWFGFNFYDSRYGDSLGITITELKDKKVGSETIKGDPDAVMTVDEPVGAGSAKVVVEEDSQVYNTAAVDMKVDEVRFVKPVIASAQETTENPPYFQTNKVKFIPGKKIISGLTNMVITASTLYVIDGEISSEDNFNKINPEDILDIDFLTSDKAIRMYGSKAANGVIIITTKKALEALIQVKARKNLSETAFFLPNLKTDATGKVSFNFTSPEALTAWKLRLFAHNKDAVSGYLHKSVVTQKELMVLPNFPRFFREKDTIVISAKISNITDKAKTGIAILQLFDATTMQPIDVKMLNAKNVRNFNVGAFGNTTATWTISIPEGLQGVQYKILAKSGDFSDGEENILPVLTNNMLVTESIPIWVRENSTKEYTFENLKNNNSTTLKNHQLTLEYTSNPSWIAIQSLPYLMEYEHECAEQTFARFYANALASEIIPSNPKIATVFEDWRKNGKLNSKLEENEELKSIILAETPWLNDAQSEDEKKKNLALLFDLEKMKTSQEATFDKLKQKQKPSGGFSWFDGSDESEYITRHILAGLGHLSKLNKTEETNTKIDAIAKTGIPFLDNKFLEYYKSQTKNLKATEKLIWINPYSDLHNLYTRSFYLDKYPLSDTLKKATKLYLETAKKDWLSYSLYEKGLAALTLNRFGEKDTAQKIIESLKETASNNEDWGMYWIANKAGWYWYQAPIETQALLIEAFAEVNHDTKSVDAMKVWLLKNKQTKNWPTTKSTTEAIYALLMQGNDWLSVKDNTVIKIGDEKILTKKLAENEKEAETGYLKLNWKANEVKKEMASINIQNKSKIPGFGGVYWQYFEDLDKIKTNSGAVLSVSKELYLKKNSLKGDQLERITDKNPLKPGDLVTVRLVINSKEDMEFVHLKDMRASCFEPVNVLSEYQYKDRLGYYMSTKDAATHFFFDHINKGTYVIEYDIRVNNSGEFSNGITTIESIYAPEFSSHTKGIRVKVQ, from the coding sequence TTGAAAGTTGACCAGTTTAGTAGATTGTATGAAGTTAATCGAGATTCTTTAGCAAATTCGATAGTAAAAAATCAAAATACAGTAAAGACCGAAAATTATAATTTGATTGATAAAGAAAATTATTTTACATACTCGACAGAAGTATTATTACCAAAATTACCGGTAGGGAACTACTTAGCTTATTTTGAAAGCGATTCAGATTCAAAAGATCAAAAAGCATCTGGTTTTGAAGCCCTTACGATTTCGAACATTTCAGTTCTTGCTTCTAAAAAAGACAAAATCGAAAACTATCAGGCTTTAGATCGAAAAACCGGAAAGCCGCTAAAAGATGTCACAGTAGAATTTGGAGAAAAAAAAGCAAAAACAGATTTAAACGGAATCGCAACATTTAGTTCGGAAACCAACGAATATGATTATAATTACAGGCAGAAACCTATTAAACTTACACAAAACGGAGATAGTATCTTAGTACATAAAAACTATCTACCGTATACGCAGGATTACAAATTATCTGAAGATAATCGTTTGGAAGGAAAAATTGAATTCTATCTGGATCGCGCCATTTACAGACCTGGTCAAACTGTTTTTTATAAAGGAATCGCCATTCAAAAAAACAATAATAAGACAAATGTTACTGCTAACGCTACATTCAAAATCACTGTGAACGATCAAAACGGTCAGCTTGTAAAAGAATTTGAAGCTACAACAAATGAATATGGCTCTTTTTTTGGTGAATTTACAATACCAAAAACAGGGATAACTGGTAGCTATGTTATTAGTGCGCAAAAACCACAAAATTCATCAAATACTGATCAGGCTTATTGGGACAAAGTATCCATAAATTATAGCAATGCCACTATATATTTCCGTGTTGAAGAATATAAACGTCCTAAATTTGAAGCAACTTTTGATGCTAAAAAAGAAAGTTTTCGACTTAATCAGCCTGTTAAAGTAAAAGGTAATGCAAAAGCTTTCGCTGGAAGCAATATATCAGATGCTACTGTAAAATATACCGTAACGAGATATACTACGTATTTAAGGAATTATTACGGACGCGAGGAAAACGAAATTTTAGTAGTCGGAGAAACAAAAACGGATAATTCTGGGGACTTTATTATCAATTTTACAGCCGTCCCTCCTAAAAACAATTCGAAAGAGAATTTACCTATTTTCAATTATGAAATTTCAGCAACTGTTACCGATATAAATGGTGAAACACATTCTGCTCTCACAACTGTAAAAATTGGTTATCATGATTTAATCTTAAATGCTCAAATTCCCAATACGATTGAAACCAAAAACAAAAACGAAATTACTTTAAGTAGCACTAATTTAAATGGAGAATTTCTGGCAGTCAAAGGCGAGATAAAATTGTATTATTTAAATCCGCTTTCTGACAAATTCAAAACAAGAAAATTTGATAAGCCAGAAATCGAAACAATTTCTCCGGAAGATTTCGATAGATTATTTCCTTATGAAATTTCGGAAAATGTCACCAGCAAAAATCCATCAGAAACTTTATTATTCACGAAAAATATCGATACTCAAAAAGACAAAAAAGTACTATTGGATTTTATTTCGAATTATAAATCCGGTAATTACAAAATTGTCTTTTCAGCGAAAGACACCTTTAACAACCCAATTGAAACCACCTCTAACTTCATAATCAAACAAAGCAAGGATAAATTCAATCCAAGTAAATTGCTAAATGCAGAACAACTCAACAGTGATCCTAAAAAAGATGGTTTTGTTCTTGTAAAAATTACATCGATTATTCCGGAACTGTATGTTTTAACGAATGCCAACTATCAAAATAAAACCTATTTTGAAAATCTTGCACATTTACAAAATCATGAAACCACGGTTAAAGTTCCACTAAAAAAAGAATTTGAAACACAAATACTAATAGATTTTCAATGTGTATTCGATAATGATACTTTTACTGAAGCTATTACTATTCCGCTTAAAAGCCAAGAGCAAAAATTAGAATGGACAATTGAGAGTTTTAGAAATAAAATACAACCCGGAACAAATGAAAACTGGTCTTTTAAACTGAACGGTCTTAATACTAAAAACGAAGCTGAAGTTTTGGCTTCGATGTATGATACCTCCTTAGATCAGTTTTCTGTAAAAAATTGGGATCTTTTAAAATTTCAAGATAATTATCACAACGGCACAAATTTTAAAACAGGCTTGGGTTTTGATATTAGTTATGCATCTGTCGAAAATCTTAATGTAAGATTTCCACAATTAAGTTACAGCAATGTAGAAACTAGATTAAAATGGTTTGGTTTTAATTTTTATGACAGTAGATATGGTGACTCGCTGGGCATTACGATTACGGAGTTAAAAGATAAAAAAGTGGGAAGCGAAACAATAAAAGGAGATCCAGATGCTGTAATGACTGTTGACGAACCAGTTGGAGCGGGATCAGCAAAAGTGGTGGTTGAAGAAGATAGTCAGGTTTACAATACTGCTGCAGTAGATATGAAAGTAGATGAAGTCCGTTTTGTTAAACCTGTCATTGCGTCTGCACAGGAAACGACTGAGAATCCTCCATACTTTCAAACAAATAAAGTAAAATTCATTCCAGGTAAAAAGATTATCAGTGGGCTAACCAACATGGTTATCACTGCATCAACCCTATATGTAATTGATGGAGAAATCTCATCAGAAGACAATTTCAATAAAATAAATCCAGAAGATATTTTGGACATTGATTTTTTGACTTCAGATAAAGCAATCCGCATGTACGGAAGCAAAGCTGCAAACGGCGTAATCATCATTACAACAAAAAAAGCACTAGAAGCCTTAATCCAAGTAAAAGCAAGAAAAAACCTTTCAGAAACGGCTTTCTTTCTGCCAAACTTAAAAACCGATGCAACTGGAAAAGTAAGTTTCAACTTTACGTCTCCAGAAGCTTTAACCGCTTGGAAACTTCGATTGTTTGCACATAATAAAGATGCCGTATCTGGGTATTTACACAAAAGCGTTGTTACTCAAAAAGAATTGATGGTTTTACCGAATTTCCCACGTTTCTTTAGGGAAAAAGATACCATTGTAATCTCGGCTAAAATTTCAAATATTACCGATAAAGCCAAAACAGGAATCGCGATTTTACAACTTTTTGATGCTACAACCATGCAGCCTATTGATGTCAAAATGCTAAACGCAAAAAATGTTAGAAATTTCAATGTTGGTGCTTTTGGAAATACAACAGCCACCTGGACCATTTCTATTCCGGAAGGTTTACAAGGCGTTCAATATAAAATTCTGGCAAAATCAGGTGATTTCTCTGATGGTGAAGAAAACATTCTTCCTGTTTTGACTAACAACATGTTGGTTACAGAAAGTATCCCAATTTGGGTTCGAGAAAATTCCACAAAAGAATATACGTTTGAGAATTTAAAAAACAATAATTCTACAACTTTAAAAAATCATCAGCTTACGCTAGAATATACTTCAAATCCTTCGTGGATCGCGATTCAATCTTTGCCGTATTTAATGGAATATGAACACGAATGTGCCGAACAAACTTTTGCCCGTTTTTATGCGAATGCTTTGGCTTCAGAAATTATTCCGAGTAATCCGAAGATTGCAACTGTTTTTGAAGATTGGAGAAAGAACGGAAAATTGAATTCTAAACTGGAAGAAAATGAAGAATTAAAATCAATTATTCTGGCAGAAACTCCATGGCTAAATGATGCTCAAAGTGAAGATGAAAAGAAAAAGAATCTGGCTCTTCTGTTTGATTTAGAAAAAATGAAAACTTCGCAAGAAGCAACTTTTGATAAATTAAAGCAAAAGCAAAAACCTTCAGGAGGATTTTCATGGTTTGACGGAAGTGACGAAAGCGAATACATTACCAGACATATTCTGGCTGGTTTAGGTCATTTATCTAAACTGAATAAAACAGAAGAAACTAACACAAAAATTGATGCCATTGCCAAAACCGGAATTCCATTTCTGGACAATAAATTTTTAGAGTATTATAAAAGTCAGACAAAAAATCTAAAAGCCACAGAAAAACTAATCTGGATTAACCCTTATTCTGATTTGCATAATTTGTATACCAGAAGTTTCTATTTAGACAAATATCCACTTTCAGATACTTTGAAAAAAGCAACCAAATTATATTTGGAAACGGCTAAAAAAGATTGGCTTTCTTATTCTCTTTACGAAAAAGGATTGGCAGCGCTAACTTTAAATCGTTTTGGAGAAAAAGATACTGCCCAAAAAATCATTGAAAGTCTAAAAGAAACAGCTTCGAATAATGAAGATTGGGGAATGTACTGGATCGCGAATAAAGCTGGTTGGTATTGGTATCAGGCGCCTATAGAAACTCAGGCTTTATTGATTGAGGCTTTCGCCGAAGTAAATCACGATACCAAATCTGTAGATGCAATGAAAGTTTGGTTATTAAAAAACAAACAGACAAAAAACTGGCCAACAACAAAATCTACTACCGAAGCTATTTATGCTTTATTAATGCAAGGAAACGATTGGCTGTCTGTAAAAGATAATACGGTTATTAAAATTGGAGATGAAAAAATTCTAACTAAAAAATTAGCCGAAAACGAAAAAGAAGCTGAAACAGGATATTTGAAACTCAATTGGAAAGCCAATGAAGTTAAAAAAGAAATGGCTTCGATAAACATCCAAAACAAATCTAAAATTCCTGGATTTGGAGGCGTGTATTGGCAATATTTTGAAGATTTGGATAAAATCAAAACAAATTCAGGAGCAGTTTTATCAGTTTCTAAAGAATTATATCTAAAGAAGAATTCTCTAAAAGGCGATCAATTGGAAAGAATCACAGATAAAAACCCATTAAAACCGGGAGATTTAGTAACTGTTCGGTTAGTTATCAATTCTAAAGAAGATATGGAATTTGTTCATTTGAAAGATATGAGAGCTTCTTGTTTTGAACCTGTAAACGTTCTTTCAGAATATCAGTACAAAGATCGTTTAGGATATTATATGAGCACGAAAGATGCTGCAACACATTTCTTTTTTGATCATATCAACAAAGGAACTTATGTAATTGAATATGATATTCGGGTAAACAACAGCGGGGAATTCTCTAACGGAATTACAACAATTGAAAGTATTTACGCGCCGGAATTCTCAAGTCATACTAAAGGAATTCGGGTAAAAGTTCAATAA
- a CDS encoding tetratricopeptide repeat protein yields MKKLLLFFLLMPILGWSQTNFEKGEKLFLSKKYDEAQIVFEAILKTKPLDIKTLEYLGEIEAHQKSWVKGAEYFKKLKELKPTVADYFFKYGGCLAMRAVEVNKIKAFGMVGDMKEAFEKAIELNPKHVQARWALIEIYLQLPGILGGSESKAISYSNELAQFSPVDGYLSRGRIDEYFERYNSAEKNYKKADEIGNSKVTFQKLYNLYLNKLKDPKKAQELKRKFDA; encoded by the coding sequence ATGAAAAAGCTACTACTCTTTTTTTTATTGATGCCCATTTTAGGATGGTCACAAACGAATTTTGAAAAAGGGGAAAAGTTGTTTCTGTCAAAAAAATATGACGAAGCACAAATTGTTTTTGAAGCCATTTTAAAAACAAAACCTTTAGATATCAAAACTCTCGAATATTTAGGAGAGATTGAAGCGCATCAAAAATCATGGGTAAAAGGTGCTGAATATTTTAAAAAACTGAAAGAATTAAAACCCACAGTTGCTGATTATTTTTTTAAATATGGAGGATGTCTGGCAATGCGGGCCGTTGAAGTAAATAAAATAAAAGCCTTTGGGATGGTTGGTGATATGAAAGAAGCTTTTGAAAAGGCAATTGAATTAAACCCGAAACATGTTCAGGCCAGATGGGCATTGATTGAAATCTATTTACAGTTGCCTGGTATTTTGGGAGGCAGCGAATCTAAAGCAATTTCGTATTCTAATGAGTTGGCGCAGTTTTCTCCTGTAGATGGTTATCTCTCGAGAGGAAGAATTGATGAGTATTTTGAGAGATACAATTCGGCAGAAAAAAATTATAAGAAAGCAGACGAAATTGGCAATTCAAAAGTCACATTTCAAAAATTATATAATTTATATTTGAATAAATTAAAAGACCCTAAAAAGGCACAAGAGTTGAAACGAAAATTTGACGCGTAG
- a CDS encoding UDP-N-acetylmuramate--L-alanine ligase, whose amino-acid sequence MKTHFIAIGGSAMHNLALALHNKGYQVTGSDDAIFEPSKSRLEKKGILPAELGWFPEKITADIDAIILGMHAKADNPELLKAQELGLKIYSYPEFLYEQSKNKTRVVIGGSHGKTTITSMILHVMHYHNIAVDYMVGAQLEGFDTMVHLTEENDFMVLEGDEYLSSPIDRRPKFHLYQPNIALISGIAWDHINVFPTYENYVEQFEIFIGKITNGGILVYNENDPEVKRVSEAATNPIRKLAYHTPEYTVSDGVTLLKTPEGDMPIEVFGAHNLNNLAGAKWICQNMGVDEAEFYEAIASFKGASKRLEKIAEGKGKVAYKDFAHSPSKVAATTKAVKEQYPSRTLVACLELHTYSSLNAEFLKEYEGALEYADIAVVFYSPDAVKIKQLEEVTYEQIAKAFNREDLIIYTNPDEFKEYLFNLNLDNSALLLMSSGNYGGLNFDEVKGLIN is encoded by the coding sequence ATGAAAACACATTTCATCGCCATTGGCGGAAGTGCCATGCACAATTTAGCACTAGCATTGCATAACAAGGGATATCAGGTTACAGGAAGTGATGATGCTATTTTTGAACCATCAAAATCAAGATTAGAGAAAAAGGGAATTTTACCTGCTGAATTGGGTTGGTTTCCTGAAAAAATTACTGCTGATATTGATGCAATAATTTTAGGAATGCACGCTAAAGCGGATAATCCTGAGTTGTTAAAAGCACAGGAACTGGGACTGAAAATTTATTCGTATCCTGAATTTTTATACGAACAATCTAAAAATAAAACGCGTGTTGTAATAGGAGGTTCTCATGGAAAAACCACAATTACTTCGATGATTCTGCACGTAATGCATTATCACAATATTGCAGTTGATTATATGGTTGGTGCACAACTGGAAGGTTTTGATACGATGGTACATCTTACCGAAGAAAATGATTTTATGGTTCTGGAAGGAGATGAGTATTTATCTTCTCCTATAGACAGACGCCCAAAATTTCATTTGTATCAGCCTAATATTGCTTTGATTTCGGGTATTGCCTGGGATCATATTAATGTTTTTCCAACTTATGAAAATTATGTTGAGCAATTCGAAATTTTCATTGGAAAAATTACAAATGGTGGAATCTTGGTATATAATGAAAACGATCCGGAAGTAAAACGAGTTTCTGAGGCTGCAACAAATCCAATTCGTAAACTTGCATATCATACGCCGGAATATACCGTTAGTGATGGTGTGACTTTATTAAAAACTCCGGAAGGCGATATGCCAATTGAAGTTTTTGGAGCCCATAACTTAAATAATCTTGCCGGTGCAAAATGGATTTGCCAAAATATGGGTGTAGATGAAGCTGAGTTTTATGAAGCGATTGCAAGTTTTAAAGGAGCTTCTAAACGTTTGGAAAAAATTGCTGAAGGAAAAGGAAAAGTAGCTTACAAAGATTTCGCACATTCACCAAGTAAAGTTGCTGCGACTACAAAAGCAGTAAAAGAGCAATACCCAAGCAGAACTTTGGTAGCTTGTTTGGAATTACATACTTATAGTAGTTTAAATGCAGAGTTTTTAAAAGAATATGAAGGTGCTTTGGAATATGCAGATATTGCAGTTGTGTTTTATTCTCCAGATGCTGTAAAAATTAAGCAATTAGAAGAAGTGACTTATGAGCAAATAGCTAAAGCATTTAATCGTGAAGACCTTATCATTTATACTAATCCGGACGAATTTAAAGAGTATCTGTTTAATTTAAACTTGGATAATTCGGCACTTTTATTAATGAGTTCCGGAAATTATGGAGGTTTAAATTTTGACGAAGTAAAAGGGTTGATTAATTAG
- the radC gene encoding RadC family protein: MKQPHFSIKDWSDDDRPREKLMLKGKEALSDAELIAILIGSGSRNESAVDLSKRILAAVGGLNSLAKLSLSQLMNFKGIGEAKAVSIIAALELCRRRSSEKAVEMVKITSSKMVFNLMQPIIGELSHEEFWVLFLNNGNKVVSKSQLSKGGIGGTVVDVRLIFKLALEKSATSLILCHNHPSGNLTPSDADKQITKKIRDAGSKLDVKVLDHLIITETKYYSFVDEGIF; encoded by the coding sequence ATGAAACAACCTCATTTTTCAATTAAAGACTGGTCGGATGATGACAGGCCTCGTGAAAAATTAATGCTTAAGGGAAAAGAAGCTTTAAGTGATGCTGAATTGATTGCTATTTTAATTGGATCGGGAAGTCGAAATGAATCTGCCGTAGATTTAAGCAAACGTATTTTAGCGGCAGTTGGCGGCTTAAATTCGTTAGCAAAATTATCTCTTTCTCAATTAATGAATTTTAAAGGGATAGGGGAGGCTAAGGCCGTTTCAATTATTGCAGCGCTTGAATTGTGCCGACGCAGAAGTTCGGAAAAAGCGGTCGAAATGGTAAAAATCACTTCAAGCAAAATGGTTTTTAATCTTATGCAGCCTATTATTGGCGAATTATCTCATGAAGAGTTTTGGGTACTTTTTCTTAATAATGGAAATAAAGTAGTTTCTAAGTCACAATTAAGTAAAGGAGGTATTGGAGGTACTGTTGTTGATGTTAGGTTAATTTTTAAATTGGCGCTTGAGAAAAGTGCTACAAGCCTGATTTTGTGTCATAATCACCCTTCGGGGAATTTAACGCCAAGTGATGCTGACAAGCAAATTACTAAAAAAATTCGCGACGCAGGGAGTAAGTTAGATGTTAAAGTTTTAGATCATTTGATTATAACTGAAACAAAATATTATAGTTTTGTAGATGAAGGAATTTTTTAA